The genome window TAGACTCATTAGAAAGAGCGAAAGAGAGCTTTTCATCATAGCGGTGTGTTGACCTTAGCCAAAAAGGGATAAAGTTATGCAAGGGACATTTGCTGTGGCAAAAGGGGTCACCACACTGAATACAGCGCCCTGCTTGTGAAGAAGCCTCTTCTTTGGACATGATTTCATAGATTTCTCTAAAATCTTTAATACGCTGGGTTGCTTCACGGCGCTTTGGGGCAAGTCGTTCAACGGTAATAAAATTTTGCATCTTAGTCTCCATCCTGAGGATTCAAAGGCACTTTGGTCATATCTTTGGGGCGCACCATCCAAAAATCACGCACTGCATGCCTAAAGTTTTCTAAAATAAACTGGGCTTTTTCACTTTCGGTTTCATTGATGTGCGTTCTGAGCAAACGCTTCAAAAAGTGACGCGCTTCATCCATTTCATCGGTATCAATACGAACACCAATGACGAGCTCTTGGTTAAGCTTGTCGATAAATTCATGCTCTTCATCATAGACAAAAGCAATGCCGCCTGTCATGCCTGCACCAAAATTGACTCCAGTTTTTCCAAGAATCCCAACCACGCCACCTGTCATATACTCGCATGCATGATCTCCCGTTCCCTCTACAACTGTTGTAGCCCCAGAGTTACGCACACAAAAACGCTCTCCCACACTGCCAGCAAGAAAGACTTTTCCGCCTGTTGCGCCATACAAACATGTGTTACCTGCGCACGAATAATTGCTTCCTTGGTGACGCGGCGTGATGATAATCTTACCACCGTTCATGCCTTTGCCAAGGTAGTCATTAGCAACTCCTTTTAGCCGAATAGTGATGCCGTTGGTTAAAAACGCGCCCAAAGATTGTCCGGCAACACCACTAAGATTAAAAGTGATGGCATTCTCTGGCAACCCTTTATTGCCATAAAATTTTGCCACTTCACCACTAATAAGCGCCCCAAAACTACGGTTGGTATTGCGAATGCTCTTGTGCATTACAATTGTTTCGTTAGGGTTCTCAATTACTTTATAAACATCCTTAAGAATCTTTTTTTCATACGCATTGGTATCAAAAGGTGCGTTTGGTTTTCCATTCCATGTGTTTGGGCCATCAATATAGCGTGTAATAGAAGAAAAATCAAAAGGCGCCGCACGCATATCATCTACCTTGTTTAGCAAGTCAGTTCGCCCAATAATCTCCTCCAAGGAGCCATACCCAAGGCTAGCTAAAATTTCACGCACATCTTCTGCCAAGAGACTAAAATAGTTTACCAGACGCTCTGTTGTGCCCACAAAATATTCGCGAAGCTTTTCATCTTGGGTTGCAACCCCAACCGAGCAACGGTTCAAATGGCACACACGCAACACCTTGCAGCCCACAATTGCCAAAGCCAAAGTGCCAAAGGCGTATTTTTCTGCACCCAAAATTGCCGCTTTAACCACATCAAGTCCTGTTTTTAAACCGCCGTCGGTTTCCAAGAGCACACTGTCGCGCAGGTGGTTTACTTTTAGGGCATTATGCGCTTCGCTTAAGCCAATCTCCCAAGGGTTTCCAGCAAATTTAATAGACGTATGCGGTGCAGCACCCGTCCCCCCATCGCCACCAGAGATAATGATTTTATCTGCATAAGCTTTAGCGACTCCCGCGGCAATAGTTCCTACACCAGCAGTCGAAACAAGCTTCACCGCAATCGTCGCTTCAGGATTAACTTGTTTTAAATCAAAAATGAGTTGCGCTAAATCTTCGATAGAATAAATATCATGATGCGGTGGCGGAGAGATGAGTGTTACCCCAGGAATTGTGTAGCGCAAAGAGGCAATAAGTGGTGTCACCTTGTGCCCAGGGAGCTGACCGCCCTCGCCTGGTTTTGCTCCCTGGGCGACTTTAATTTGAATCTCAGTAGCAGAGCGCAGATACTCTGGAGTAACCCCAAAGCGGCCTGAGGCGATTTGTTTAATCTTTGACCTTTTTGGGCTTTTTAAACGCTCAGGTGCTTCCCCGCCCTCCCCTGAATTGCTAGAGGCTCCGATGATATTCATGGCTTCCGCAAGGGCTTCGTGGGCTTCAGGTGAAATGGAGCCCAAACTCATTGCCGCGGTACTAAAACGCTTCCATATGGCTTCTTTTGGCTCAACATTTTCTAGGGTAATAGGTTTTTTATCTGAAGTCAGTGTTAAAAAGTCGCGAATCATTTTTAAATCGCGCTTGTTAATAAGGGTTTTTAAAACCTCATAATCCTCCCTCTTGCCTGTAGCCGAAGCGTGATGGATGGCGTGCACGACACTAGGACCATAATCATGATACTCACCCCCATCAAGGTATTTATAAAAACCGCCAAGCTCCAAAGGAAAAAGCTTTTTGGTAATGTCTAGAGAAAAAGCCTCAGCGTGGCTACGCACGATGCGCTGTTCTATCTCTTGATACCCAAGACCAGGAATTAGGACGTGGGAATCACTAAAACAATCCTTAACAATTTCTCGCGAAAGGCCAATCACATCAAAAAGAGCAGAGTTGCGGTAAGAAGCAATGGTTGCAATACCCATTTTGGAAATAATTTTTAAAAGCCCTTGGCCCAAGGCGTGATTAGCGTTTTTAAGACGCGTTTTTGTTTCATAGTTGCCAAGTTCTTGACGCTTGCATTCATCCAAAACAGTTGCATAAAGTAAATAGGGATAGATAGCACTTACACCATACGCGAGCAAACAGGCACTTGAGTGGGAATCAAAGACCTCTCCCGTGATGGCCACAACAGAGATTTTGTGACGTACGCCCTCTTCTTGTAGGGCATGGTTCAATCTCCCTGCCACCATCATCATGGGCATAGATTTAAGGGTTTTATTGACGCCTCGATCGTCTAAAAAAATGATGCGAATGGCCTCTTTTTTAACCGACTCTACCACATCATAAACCAAATCCTCCAAGCTACCACGTAAGTTGTCTTCATACAGTGTTGAGAACGTTTTATTTTTATAATACTTTTTATAGCGCGGCTTGGTAATATCGCCAAAGGATTTGAGAATCTCAAATTTCTCTTGCATCAAAATAGGCGAAATAGACTTAATGCGCCTCGCGTGTAGCGGTGTCTCTTCTAAAATATTGCGGATTTCCCCAAAGCCAACATTTAAACTCATAACCACTTTTTCGCGAATGGGATCGATGGGCGGGTTGGTCACTTGGGCAAATTTTTGTTTGAAAAAGTCGCTAAAACAGCGTTGTTTTTGGCTAAAAGCAGCAATGGGTGTGTCGTCTCCCATGGAGCCTGTTCCCTCTTTGCCGTCTTTCATCATCGGCTCAATGACAATTTCTTTGGCTTCTTGAGTGATGTTAAAGTAGCGCTGCAAATAGTGCAAATTTGAGAGTTTATAATCCCCTGTTTTAGAAAAAGGAATTTCCACAAACTCTTGCAAGTAGACCAAACTTTGATTGAGCCAATTGGTGTAAGGATTGGAGTCTTTAAGGTAATCATTGATTTCATCGTTTTTCATAATTTTGCCAAATTTCAAATCAATGCCAATCATTTGACCGCTTTGCAATCTTCCGCGCTCTAAAATGTTTTCTTCTTCTAGGTCAATGACGCCGTATTCGCTAGAAATTACGATGCGCCCGTCTTTGGTGATAATGTATTTCGCAGGCCGCAAACCATTTCGGTCCAAAATACAGCCAATATACCGTCCGTCCGTCAACGAGACTGCAGCTGGGCCATCCCATGGCTCAAAATTAATGCTCGAATACTCATAAAAAGCACGCAAGGCAGAATCCATATGGGGGGCGTTTTGCCAAGGGGCAGGAATGAGTGAGCGAGCAGCCTTGAAAAAATCAAATCCATTGATGAGTAAAAATTCAAACATGTTATCAAGGCTGGCACTGTCGCTTTGATTCCCTCCCGTAATGGGCAACAAGCGCTTAAGCTCTGCTTTAGAATAGACACTGCTTTGCACCGAACCGCCTTTGGTGACTGCGTTAAAACGGTTTGCGGAGATGGAGTTAATCTCACCGTTGTGAGCAAGGGTGCGAAAGGGCTGTGCAAGGCGCCATTTAGGAAGCGTATTGGTAGAAAAACGCTGATGAAATAACGCGAATGTGGTTTTAAAGTTTGGATTGGTGAGGTCTAGGAAAAACTCTTTGATGTGTGTTGGCATCACCAGCCCCTTATAGGAGACTACTTTACTTGAAAATGAAGGGATGTAAAAATCCTCTTCATCTTTTAACGCGTTTTCAATATCGCGTCGAGTGAGATACAAGAGGGCTTCAAAACGTTTGGTAGCAATCAGAGAGTTTGGTGCGACAAAGATTTGGACAATTTGGGGCAAGGTGTCAAGGGCTAGTTTTCCCAGTGCCTTAATGTTTACAGGCACGTCTCTGCACACAAGGACTTTTAAATCATTCTGTTCACAAATTTCTTCAAACACTTGCTTCTGTTCATCATTTTGCAAAAAAACCATGGCTATAGCAAATTGCTTTGGCAAATCCACGCCAAGCTTTTTTGCTTCTTCTTTCATGAAATCAACAGGTAAAGAAAAAAGCAAGCCGCTACCATCCCCGCTTTTTCCATCTGCGGCAATAGCGCCCCGGTGCATCATACGCTCAAGTGCCGTAATGCCATCCATAACATTTTCATGTGTTGGGATGTTATTAATATTAGCCAACAAGCCAAACCCGCAGTTGTCTTTGTAGCTCGTAAGGAGTTCCATAGCCTTGCCCTTTAAGAGAATTTCACCTTTAGTCCAAACGAAAATTTGAGCCAAAAATTTTTCGATATTACAAAACATTGTCTTAATACTTTATAAATTCAGTAAACAAGGGGTTTATTTGCAATTACATATCTTTTTTATGCTTAATAGTCAATATCTTTACATGTAAAGGTTTTTTGGGACTAGAAATGGTATACTTTTGGCTTAAAAATAAAGGGGTGCGTGTTTATATGCAAGGGTATATTGTCCATATCACCAAGGCCAAAGAAGAAGACTTAATTGTTCATATTCTGACAGAAAACAAGCTTAAGACCGCTTATCGGTTTTACGGGGCGCGTCACTCTGTCATTCATGTGGGGTATAAAATTGATTTTGAGCCCCATTATTCTACTAAATCCTCCTTGCCTCAACTTCGCGAGGTGCTACACCTAGGCCACCGCTGGAACGGCATTAGAGAGCGTATGTTGCTCTGGCAACGCTTTATTGCGTTATTTTACCCTCACCTCAAAGGCATCGAGTCATTAGAGCCGTTTTATCTTGAATTGTTAGATTGGTGTGCCCTTCGATGGGAAAAACAAAACCCCAAACGCATCGCATTAGAAGCCTACATTAAGCTCTTGGCACATGAGGGAAGACTGCATCCGCTTTCTGATTGTTTCGCCTGTGATTTGCCACTTCATGAAGAGGTAACGCTCACACGAGGGTTTTTGCCCGCACATCCAGCTTGTGTCTACCAAGAGGGCATGCAACGCCCTTTGGTAGACACGCTTTTAAATGAGGCTTCTGCGCTGCACCTTAGCGACAAGCATGTGGAAAGTTTATGGAGAACGCTACTAGAAGGCCTTTAGCGTAAAAGTGCTGGGTCCATAAAACTAGAGGTATGGAGCTTTTCAAAAGCAGATTTAAGAGAGATAAAGAGTTTAGGCTGTTCGCTCTCAAGAGAAGCTAGTAGTGTTTTGGTGCTAGCTCTTGCGTGGGGCATTTTTACATCAAAGCGCAAAGAAGGGCAAGCCTCATCTCCAATGACTTCGAGGCCATTTTTAGTAGCATTATCGCGCAGTTGACGCTCCCTTACGTGGATAAAAGGACGTATCACAACAAGGCCATTTTCTGCGGTGTATTTGGGCGCCAAAGAGCGCAATGCACCGTTATACATGAAGTTCATAAAAAAACTCTCTGCCGCATCATCTAAATGGTGGGCCAAGGCTAATTTATTAAAACCATGATTTAAGGCATACGTGTACAGCGCACCCCGACGCATTCGAGAGAAAAAACTGCAAAAAGAGGAGTTTTTACGAATCTTTTCACCTGCAAGTTCATACACCTTAGTCTCAAGCACTTCATGGGCTATCCCATAAGCTTCACAATGGGCGTGAAGTTTAGAATAATCCTCCCCCATTCCATAAGAAACCGTTACAGCTTTAAAGCTAAAATCAAAAGGCGCCACCCGCTGCATGTGGGCAAGAACGTGCATTAAGGCCAAAGAGTCTTTGCCGCCACTGAGCCCAAGCAAGACTTTATCGCCCTCGCCAATAAGCCCATAGGTCCCATTCGCTCTGCCTGTTTGACGGAGAATTTTCTTACTCAATTCAACCATGCGACAACTCTTCTAGCATCGCAATAACAAAGCTGCTGCTAATTTTTGCAGATTCTTTCAAAAAAGCATCAAAATCAAACTGCGCCTCCATGTCTGCTGCGTCACTAATGGCTCGCAAAATAAAAAATGGCACTTCAAGGGCGTCGCAGACCACTGCTACTGCCGCCCCCTCCATCTCAATGGCATCGGCTTGAAAGGTTTGCGCAACCCACGCTTTGCGCTCAGAACTTGCGATGAATTGATCACCTGTGGCAATAATTCCGTGCCTCAAAGCAACACCCTTGGCTTTAGCTACCCGATCCGCCAAAGCCAAGAGCTGCGTAGCAGGTTTTACATAAACAGCACCTTCTGGAACAAAACCGTGGGGGTGACCAAAAATACTAATATCCAAATCATGCTGACATAAAGCAGTGGCCGCCACCAAATCTCCAATGCTTAAAGCACTATTGACAGCTCCTGCCACCCCAGTAAATAGCAGCATGTCTGCGCCAAATTTCTCCAACAGTGTTGCGGCAGTTAGCGTGGCATTAACTTTGCCAATCTTGCTATAAGCAAGCACAATGTCAAGGTCTTTATATTTTCCCTCGTGGTAGGTGTTTCCGCCATAACGCAATTTGCTAGTTTTTCTGAAATTTGCCAACAGAGGCTCATGTGCACTGTGGGTTAAAAACGGTTCTATCTCTTCGAGCATTGCGCCCATGATTGCAATTTTCATTGTCTTCCTTAAGTGTAACGTAAATGGTATTTTTGAACAGCCCCAAGGCTTGGGTTTAGCTTTACATGTAAACATTCTGGAGTAAATAATGGTGCTTTGGCCACAAGTGCACCAGTAGGAGCCAATACACATGACCCACCCCAAAAGCCAAGTCCATCCTCAAAGCCCACACGATTGACAAACACCACATGTGCCTTGCAGTAAATAGCACAGGCGCCAAGAAGTGTTTCCCATGTCTTCTCTATGGTAAGCTCTTCTCCAAATCCTCGCGCAGGAGAATTGGAGAGCACAAGCACTGCATCAGGATTAGCTTTAGCAACTGAGGCCACAAACGAAACATCAAACAAATCTTCACACACAGCCATCACTGTTCTCCCAAGAGGAGTTTCAAAAGGGATGATTCCCTCTCCTTTGAAAAAAAAGCGTGCCTCTTGAAAAAGCCCATAATTGGGCAAAGTGCTTTTTTTATACACCGTTATTTCACCTGTACTTTTGGCGTATATCGCAGCGTTGTAAATTTTGTGATTTTCTTTGAGAGCGCACCCAAAAACCACATCGCACGCAGCACCCACAAAAGGGAGCTTTAAAAGCTCTTCATGGGTATATGCGTCTTCAAAAATCGCATCTTTTAGCATGTAGCCATTAAGGGAGAGCTCCGGAAAAACAAGCACATCACACGCGTGTTCATGGGTGCGCACCAATGCTACATGTAAGGCTTCATTTTCACGAGAAAGCATCGGTGCAATTTGCGCTAAAGCAACAGTCATTGCTGCGCTTTGATGGCCTCTTCCAAAGATGCCATATCTGTAATTGCGTAGGTCGGTTTTTGTGAAATGCGGCGATTTAGCCCCTTAAGTACCGATCCACCAAATTCCACATAGCACTCCACATGTGCATCATAAGCCTCAATGGATTGCTTATATTTTACCGGCATGGTCAGTTGGTCTTTTAATAAACTCAGAGCTTCTTCTTTGCTCTGGTAAGTCTTAGCTGTGACATTTGAAACAATAGGCGTTGCAAAGGTTGTGCCGAGTGCTTTTTGCATAGAAGCCAAAAGCGGCTCGCCTACACTTTCAAGCAAAGGACAATGGCTAGCCACCGACATAGCTAAAAGCAAAGCCCGCTTAGCCCCTGCTTCTTTAAATGTGCCTTCCAAGCTTGCTAAATCTTCCTTAATACCCGCTACTACAATTTGACCTGTACTATTGTAGTTTGCAGGCCAAACTTGCTTGCCGTCATTTCGCGCATGGGCACAAATGGATTCAACATCCACATCGTCCAAGCCCAAAATAGCCATCATACCTACAGCCTGATTAGCACACGCCTCCATCATCAACATACCGCGTGTATGCACAAGCGACAAACCTTCACGAAATGCCAATGCACCGCTTGCGTGCAATGCTAAAAATTCTCCAAGAGAATGGCCCAAAGTCAACACGGGCGCTTTAGGAAGTTGCGTCTCATAAAGTTTGTATGCAATAGCGCCAACTAAAAAAATTGCAGGCTGGGTGTATTGGGTTTGCTCCAAACGCGTGTTAGGCTCAAAAAGGAGGGTTTTCATGTCCCAACCAAGAGTATCACTTGCCTCTTCAATCATCTCTTTAGCCACAAAAGTGTGGTCAAAAAAATCTTTTCCCATGCCCAGTGCTTGGCTTCCTTGCCCTGGAAAAATAAAGGCGGTTTTCACTTTTTTTCCTTTCCCTCAAGATAATGGCCATATTCGCTGATTTTTTTTCGTAGGGTGTTGCGGTTAAGACCAAATTTTTCAGCCATGGCTAATTGAGAACCAAAAGCATCGTGTCCTGCCTTAATCAAAGGAACATCAAACAAATAGAGTAAATCACGGTAATCATTGCCAGTACCAATTTTTTTCTTTAAGTAATTTTGCATCATCAAGAGGATTTCATTTTCCCCAAAGGAGCTTGCCAAAAAAGTAGTATAGACAGAGCGACGCAAAGAGTATCCGTTTTCGCTCAAATCTGGTACAAAATCCTTTAAAAAAACTCGTTGTTTCTCATCAGCGTTAAACACTTTGCGAATCTCTAGAAAAAATTTATCAATTAGTGGATTTATGTCCTCGGGGCGTTCCCTTAGGGGTGTGAGTGTAATTTTTAAACTAAAAAATTCATCTACCAATGCATCACTTAAGACTCCTGAGGTAGTCGCGATAATGCGCGTATTGTGTTTGGCTAACAACTCTTTTAGCAGGTGAAATTGGCCAAGTTTATCAAAATTTTTTATGATAAGCTTACTGTTTGATTCAACGGCCTTGAGTACTTCATGAGCATGCTCCCCTGCAACAATAGGGGCTTGAACGATATGAGTAGCAAGGGTTGTTTTACCAACACCCTGTTCGCCCAAGATGAGCGCATTAATATTGAGGCTTTTAAGGAGGTTGGCCGATTTCAGAGCCTCCAAAGAGGCTCGTGATCGGGCAATAAAATTAGTGTGATCCACAGCAACTTCCGCCATGGTCTTTTCCATGACTTCCGCAGCACTCATCTTCTTCGTGGGAATGTGTGTGACTACCGCAGCCACCTGTTCCACCGCAACAACCGCCTTCTGCGCTTCCGCCAACAACACCAGAGGCTAGCTCATCTGCTGTTGCTTCGCGCACTTGAGAAATAGAGATAGCAAAAAGCAAATCTTTTCCAGCAAGTGGGTGGTTAAAATCTACATCAACGCTTTCATCATTAAAGCCCTTAACGGTTACCTGAACCGTTTGTCCATGCTCACCTTGCCCATAAAGGGTCATGCCCTCAAACAATTCAATACCAGCAAATTGTTCTTTGGGAAGCGTTTGGACTGCCTCGGCATCATATTCGCCATATGCGTCTGCTGCGGCAACTGTGATTTCTGCGTTTTCGCCTTGTGCAAGTTTAGCAATCTCAGATTCAAGTCCAGAAATAATATGCCCTTTTCCTAAAATAAATTCCAAGGGAGCAGATCCAAGATTTGAGTCTAAAACTTCACCATTTTGAACATCTTTAAGTTCATAATGCATTGAGACGACACTGTTTTGTTCAATAGCCATAAAAGTCTCCTCGTTAAAAGTAAGGGGAGATTCTAACACAGGTTTGTTTTAGTGATGCTTAGTGTTTACATGTAAAGAAGTTTTAAGAGAAGAGATTTATGGGCACTGCACACAAACCCCTTAACGATCTGGTGAGGCTTGGGCTTCTTTGGATTCAGGGTAGTTGCTTTTTAATGCACGGTAAAAAGGAGCTGCGTTAGCAGGTTCACCTATTTTGTCAAAACTGATTGCCGTGTGGTATAGCAAACGTGGAATATAGTCCGCCTTGTCATACAAATCAATACTAATTTTATAGTGCTTAATGGCCGTCTTCCATTGCTGTTTTTTGTAAGCAATTTCGCCTAAAAAATAGTTACTCCGCGCTGGCATATAATTCTTTTTGACCAATATGTCATACCGTGCCCAAGCTTCATCTAAATTGTTCGCACTAAAAAAACTTAATGCTTCTTGCATGAGTTCTGCACCAGGCTTAGCCTCAAGACCTGAAGGCAAAGGGGCTGTTTTTTTAGCACCCTCAAGCTCCCCTACACGTTCGGCTAGTGTAGCTAAAGTGCTTTTGCTAGCATAATTATTATTGATTGAGTCAATCAAGGAGCTCATTTCACCTAGAACAATTCTCAAGCGCTCGTTGTTTGTGTCTTGGGCATTTTTGGCCTCTTGAAGGTTTGTTTGAAGGAGAAGAATTTGCTCAGATGTTTTTGCAAAAGTTTCTTCAAGGGATACTAATCTAGCCTCAAGGGCACGCATATCTCCATCACTTCTTCCTACCCGAGTGTTGGTTCCATCCAGAACCGACCGCACACCCTCCATCTGCTCTTTCAATGAGGAAAAATCATTCCGCATACCCGCTAGTTCACGCCCCAACTTCTCAACCTCTTGGGTTTTTTCTAAAAGTAATTTTTCATTTTGCGTCAAGCCGTAGGGGGAAGGATTACGTAAATTACCAGCCTCAAAAACAGAAACTTCGGCTGCAAAAAGGAGTGAGGCAGCCCCAAAAAAGAGGGCTACCTTATGAGAAAAAAAACGCATGGATTAGGGAAGTAGCTTAAATTCTGCGCGTCGATTTTGATCCCAGCATTGCTTGTTGCTCTGGGTGCACACGGGGTTGCTTTCGCCAAAACTTACCACCATAACACGTTCGCTTGAAACACCTTGGGCCACAAGGGCATCTTTTACCGCTTTTGCTCGCTTTAGTCCCAACGCATAGTTGTATTCATCTGTTCCCCATTCGTCGCAGTTCCCTTCGACCTTAATAGACAAACCTGCTGCGTTTACTTGTTTGAACAAGGCTGCATTTGCTTCGATGACTTGTTGCATGTCTGAACGGATGGTGTATTTGTCAAAATCAAAATATACTTTTCCAGCCTTTTGCTCAAGATCCGCAATAAGCTTGGCAACAGCCTCTGCACCCGTCTCCACCTTGGTAGCATCGACACCAGAAATATTATCCATCTTAGAATCTACAGAACTTGGGGTGGTTGTGCTTTGCGTCATATCCACCTGAGGACTCTTTTGACTACACCCTGTAAACACCAACATCAATGTTGCTAACGAAGCCACTACCAAATGTTTCATTTTTTCACCTTTAAAATAAGATTGTGCGCATTCTACCATACTTTTTCTTTAAATTACCAGTCAATAGATTGAATATGGCCCGCTTTCAAGGGGAAATGAAAGCTTTTGTTGGCACCTAATCGAATGACACCTAAAGCACTTTGAGCACCGTATTCTTTAATAAACAAAACACTCTCTCCGTCATTAGAAAAGCGGGGGAAAAGATTTTTTCCTGTTGCTGTAAGCTGGCGAATGTAGTCTGTTTGAGTTGAGATAAGATAGAGATTAAACGTCCCAGAGCCAAATTCACTAGATTTTTCTCGACTAGAATAAACCATATAACGCCCAAAGGCCGAAACAGAGTTATTGTTTCTTCCGTGGTAAACCATTTGCTCAACACTGCTTTGTCCTATGGTTTTAGAAAAGATATTTGGGTACCCCAGCCGATCAGATACAAATACAATACGCCTTTCATCGTCAATAAACCCAGCACTCACATCAATACCTGAATACGTAGTAAGACGCTCAAGGTGTTTTGTTTGCGTATTATACATGTAAACATCCGGCTGATCACTGGGCGCCATAGTAAGAAGGAGTCTTGTGCCATCTTGGCTTACATCAGAAACCATCATCATACCTTCGCTTTGTGCAATCTTGGTTTTTTGTCCCGAAGAAAGATTAACGTGGTATAAAGTAGGGACCTTGGCAGTATAGTCAGAATAATAATAGCCAGACTGACGCGCATCTGCCCATTTGGGGAAAATATTTAGCCCGCCAGAAACAACAGTCTGTTGAAATGTTAATGTATAATCAGCAAGAACAATTTCACTTTGCTTTGGTGTTGTGTATTTTGAAAAAATAATAAATCGCTCCATCCATGCGATAGAAGGAAGTCCAAGTCCATCATTAAATTCCACCGCCATGCGATGGGCTAAAAATGGGTAGCGCTCCGGTTGTGCAATTTTATAACTTCGTTCACTGCGTAGTGTTCCCGTGCCGCCGTTGAAGACTTTAACGCGTGCTAAAATTTCTCCGCCCCAAGAATACTCAAGCTTATACCTTAAAACCAAATCTGGTGTTTTTGTGCTGGTGTGGTGAAGACGATAATCTCCGCCGTAAGTGCTTTTTGTATACTCATCAAGAACATCAAAGTTCGCACTAACTTTTAAATCCCCGATTAGCATTTGAAAAAAACGTCGCTTAAGTCCTGCATCCACATCATCAGCTGTTGCGTCTTGTAGAGCAACAACGGGGAGTCGCTCAAGACGCTTAACAATCTCCACCGTTGCATCTGAAGCAAACAATCCCACAACACATACTAACAACATAATAAACTTTTTCATCATTGCTCCATTAAGTCTTTAAAGGTTACATTCAGACTGGTCACATCCCCTTCGACAGAAGGAGGAAAAATGACAGATTTCATGCGTTCTAAAAAATCACGCAATTTTGCATTAAAGGCATTGTTATAAGATACTTTTACAATAGCGTAACTAAATCTTCCTTGACGATCAATACTCACACGCACACTCGCCTGAGCACCAGAAACAGTATCAATGGTCTGTTGCCAGTAACCCTCAAGTAACTCCGTAATTCTACCCAAATACTCATCATATGCGCCCGTTGCACTCGCCTCCATAGCAGCGCTCTCAAACGTCAAAGAGCCTACTAATTTACTTGCGGTATTTACGGGTGGGGTTTGTTCTGTTTTTGGCGTATCTTGGCGCGCGCGACTTTGTATTTTTGCAGGTGGAGTTGGGATAGGCTTGGGCTCAGCCAGCTTAT of Sulfurospirillum tamanense contains these proteins:
- the gltB gene encoding glutamate synthase large subunit, with the translated sequence MELLTSYKDNCGFGLLANINNIPTHENVMDGITALERMMHRGAIAADGKSGDGSGLLFSLPVDFMKEEAKKLGVDLPKQFAIAMVFLQNDEQKQVFEEICEQNDLKVLVCRDVPVNIKALGKLALDTLPQIVQIFVAPNSLIATKRFEALLYLTRRDIENALKDEEDFYIPSFSSKVVSYKGLVMPTHIKEFFLDLTNPNFKTTFALFHQRFSTNTLPKWRLAQPFRTLAHNGEINSISANRFNAVTKGGSVQSSVYSKAELKRLLPITGGNQSDSASLDNMFEFLLINGFDFFKAARSLIPAPWQNAPHMDSALRAFYEYSSINFEPWDGPAAVSLTDGRYIGCILDRNGLRPAKYIITKDGRIVISSEYGVIDLEEENILERGRLQSGQMIGIDLKFGKIMKNDEINDYLKDSNPYTNWLNQSLVYLQEFVEIPFSKTGDYKLSNLHYLQRYFNITQEAKEIVIEPMMKDGKEGTGSMGDDTPIAAFSQKQRCFSDFFKQKFAQVTNPPIDPIREKVVMSLNVGFGEIRNILEETPLHARRIKSISPILMQEKFEILKSFGDITKPRYKKYYKNKTFSTLYEDNLRGSLEDLVYDVVESVKKEAIRIIFLDDRGVNKTLKSMPMMMVAGRLNHALQEEGVRHKISVVAITGEVFDSHSSACLLAYGVSAIYPYLLYATVLDECKRQELGNYETKTRLKNANHALGQGLLKIISKMGIATIASYRNSALFDVIGLSREIVKDCFSDSHVLIPGLGYQEIEQRIVRSHAEAFSLDITKKLFPLELGGFYKYLDGGEYHDYGPSVVHAIHHASATGKREDYEVLKTLINKRDLKMIRDFLTLTSDKKPITLENVEPKEAIWKRFSTAAMSLGSISPEAHEALAEAMNIIGASSNSGEGGEAPERLKSPKRSKIKQIASGRFGVTPEYLRSATEIQIKVAQGAKPGEGGQLPGHKVTPLIASLRYTIPGVTLISPPPHHDIYSIEDLAQLIFDLKQVNPEATIAVKLVSTAGVGTIAAGVAKAYADKIIISGGDGGTGAAPHTSIKFAGNPWEIGLSEAHNALKVNHLRDSVLLETDGGLKTGLDVVKAAILGAEKYAFGTLALAIVGCKVLRVCHLNRCSVGVATQDEKLREYFVGTTERLVNYFSLLAEDVREILASLGYGSLEEIIGRTDLLNKVDDMRAAPFDFSSITRYIDGPNTWNGKPNAPFDTNAYEKKILKDVYKVIENPNETIVMHKSIRNTNRSFGALISGEVAKFYGNKGLPENAITFNLSGVAGQSLGAFLTNGITIRLKGVANDYLGKGMNGGKIIITPRHQGSNYSCAGNTCLYGATGGKVFLAGSVGERFCVRNSGATTVVEGTGDHACEYMTGGVVGILGKTGVNFGAGMTGGIAFVYDEEHEFIDKLNQELVIGVRIDTDEMDEARHFLKRLLRTHINETESEKAQFILENFRHAVRDFWMVRPKDMTKVPLNPQDGD
- the recO gene encoding recombination protein RecO, producing the protein MQGYIVHITKAKEEDLIVHILTENKLKTAYRFYGARHSVIHVGYKIDFEPHYSTKSSLPQLREVLHLGHRWNGIRERMLLWQRFIALFYPHLKGIESLEPFYLELLDWCALRWEKQNPKRIALEAYIKLLAHEGRLHPLSDCFACDLPLHEEVTLTRGFLPAHPACVYQEGMQRPLVDTLLNEASALHLSDKHVESLWRTLLEGL
- a CDS encoding ATP-binding protein, with protein sequence MVELSKKILRQTGRANGTYGLIGEGDKVLLGLSGGKDSLALMHVLAHMQRVAPFDFSFKAVTVSYGMGEDYSKLHAHCEAYGIAHEVLETKVYELAGEKIRKNSSFCSFFSRMRRGALYTYALNHGFNKLALAHHLDDAAESFFMNFMYNGALRSLAPKYTAENGLVVIRPFIHVRERQLRDNATKNGLEVIGDEACPSLRFDVKMPHARASTKTLLASLESEQPKLFISLKSAFEKLHTSSFMDPALLR
- a CDS encoding 5'-methylthioadenosine/adenosylhomocysteine nucleosidase, which produces MKIAIMGAMLEEIEPFLTHSAHEPLLANFRKTSKLRYGGNTYHEGKYKDLDIVLAYSKIGKVNATLTAATLLEKFGADMLLFTGVAGAVNSALSIGDLVAATALCQHDLDISIFGHPHGFVPEGAVYVKPATQLLALADRVAKAKGVALRHGIIATGDQFIASSERKAWVAQTFQADAIEMEGAAVAVVCDALEVPFFILRAISDAADMEAQFDFDAFLKESAKISSSFVIAMLEELSHG
- a CDS encoding nitrilase-related carbon-nitrogen hydrolase, with product MTVALAQIAPMLSRENEALHVALVRTHEHACDVLVFPELSLNGYMLKDAIFEDAYTHEELLKLPFVGAACDVVFGCALKENHKIYNAAIYAKSTGEITVYKKSTLPNYGLFQEARFFFKGEGIIPFETPLGRTVMAVCEDLFDVSFVASVAKANPDAVLVLSNSPARGFGEELTIEKTWETLLGACAIYCKAHVVFVNRVGFEDGLGFWGGSCVLAPTGALVAKAPLFTPECLHVKLNPSLGAVQKYHLRYT